The DNA segment ACCAATCATTTTAGAAACCTCTTATATACCTACATCGCTTATTCCTGGACTATCCAGAGAAGATCTTGAACAATATTCTCTATATGATTTTATGGAAAAAAAGTATGGGGTGACTGTTTCAAAAGCGCGCGAGGTTTTTGAGCCCGTTTTAATTCGGGATTATGAAAGTAAGTACCTTGAAGTAAATGAGGGGTACCCAGCTTTATTATTGGATCGAATAGCCTTTAATAAGGCAGGCCGTCCAGTAGAATTTTGCAGATCGATTGTTAGAGGAGATCGTTGTCGATTTTATACAGAGCTTATATAAAGCTCTGTGTTTTTTTGATTTAGTTGACCCATCAACCTAACAATGGTATTATTTTAAATAATTAAAATATTACATTATAGGGGGGATGGCTCATAAAAACATTATGTAGGATACCTACATAATCACTCAATTGGAGCATTTCCTGTACACAACGCGATTTGCAGTATTAAATGGGGGCAGAGTCACTGTATTTTGTCAAAACATAAGTATTTTATGGATAGTACAAGTTAAATTTTTCACTGCGGAGAAATCACATTATTTCCGAGAACCACCGTTAGCCAACGAATATTCATTGATTTAGCTAAAGTCGCCGTGAAAAATTACAGTTTGTGGATAGACGAACCCCCTCAAGAACTGAATTTAGGAAGAACAAGACGAGTAACTAATGTGAGTGACTAGATAGGCAATGACTAATAACGAGATTAGGAAGGAGAGGCTACATGATTGAAGCAGTCTTAATAGGGGCGGGGAATCGCGGCATGTTTGCATATGCTTCCTATGCCTTAAAACATGATCATGAGGTATCTTTTATTGCTGTGGCAGAACCAAATGAAGAAAGACGCTTAAGATTTGCTAACGACCACAATATCCCCAAAGAAAATCAGTTTGCTAGCTGGGAGGAACTACTAGATCAAAAACAGCTCTGTGAAGCACTAGTTATCAGTACACAAGATAAGCAACACTATGAACCTACCATGAGAGCTTTGGAGGTAGGCTATGATATTTTATTAGAAAAACCGATGTCACCTGATCCCCTTGAAACATTGGAAATGGCTGAAAAGGCTGAAAAGCTTAATCGTAGTTTGACCGTTTGTCACGTACTGCGATACTCTACTTTTTTTAGTGAGCTAAAACGACTGGTTGATGAAGGAAGAATCGGCGATATTATGTCTGTTCAGTGGAACGAAAATGTGGGCGTGCAGCACCATGCTCACAGTTTTGTAAGGGGGAATTGGAGCAATTCGGGTACTTCAAGTCCTATGTTGTTACAGAAATCATGTCATGATATTGACCTATTGCTATGGTTAATAGACGGAGAATGTACGACTGTTTCATCGTTTGGCAGCTTAACGTTTTTTAATGAAAAACATGCGCCTGAGGGATCAACTGATCGGTGTACAGATGGGTGTGTGGTTGAACATGAATGTCCATTTTCTGCAATCAAATTGTATCACAATGAAAAAGACAACTGGCCGCAAAACGTGGTAACGCTTAATCCTAACTTAGATGAACGTATGAAAGCGATTAAGGAAGGCCCGTATGGGAAATGCGTTTATCGGTCTGATAATAATGTGGTGGATCACCAAGTGGTTAACCTAGAATTTGATAATGAAGTAACTGTTGCCTTCACCATGTCTGCTTTCACCGATGAAACGAGCCGGACTTTTAAAATCATGGGGACAAAGGGGGAAATTCACGGCTCAACTGCAGCAAATGAGCTTAAGGTTAACTACTTTACCGGTAGAAAAGAAATTATTACTCCTGAAAGGATTGAAGGTGGTCATGGTGGAGCTGACAATATGATAATGAGGGACTTTATTCAACAAAGTACCTATAAAAGGAAAGGTAGGAAGACCTCTGGAAAAGAGTCGGCCAAAAGTCATTTAATCGCCTTTGCAGCTGAGAAGTCAAGGGACACAGGTCAGACTATTCGTTTAAATGACTTTATGAGTTCACTTAAGAAAAGTCAATTGAACTAGTGGCGACATCTTCAAAACAAAAATGGATCCCTGAAGACATGAAGGGTCAGTTAACAATGCAATATAAATATATGACAACTTTATTGGGACGTAGTTTGGATGACAATAAGTGTCCCCTTTTTTCTATGAAATTTTTAATAGAGTCGCTTTAAACATCTGTCAACATAACCAATTGGTGTTTAACAAAACTATAACCTAACGGAGGATGACGAATGTTCAATTTAACAGCTGAAGAGCTAGAAAAAAATAAGGCTGTGCATACTGCAAAAGAGATTCATCAACAGCCAACTGTATGGCAGGAATTAATTTCAGATCTACACCAACAAACAGAATCATTTAGAGGGTTTATTGATTCTATTTACAGAAAACATGATCAAGTACGCGTAATCTTTACCGGTGCTGGAACATCAGCATTCGCAGGCGATACTCTTGTTCCGGAGCTACGTAAGCAAAACCAACAGAATGTACAGTTTGAGGCTATTGCTTCTACTGATATTGTATCGAATCCAACTGAACATCTATTCAAAGATATTCCGACTATCATGGTGTCTTTTGCGAGGTCTGGAAATAGCCCAGAAAGCGTTGGGGCAGTTTCTCTAGGACATCAGTTTATTGACCATTTTTATCAAGTAGTCATTACGTGTAATAAAGAGGGACAGCTAGCCCAAAATATAAGGAATGATGATAACAGTATTACTGTACTGACTCCAGAGAAGGCACATGACCAAGGGTTTGCAATGACAAGTAGTTTTACAAGCATGATGATTGCTGCATATTCAATATTTACTTTGAAAAATTTTATCGGTAATGAATCCAAACAGATTATTGCCAATGCAGAACGATTAGTTGATTCGATAGTGGATACTATTGATGAAATTTTAAAATTTGATTTTGAACGAATTGTATATTTAGGGTCGGGTCTACTTGGTCAACTATCGCATGAAGCAGCATTAAAAATGCTCGAGTTATCCGCTGGAAAAGTCATTGCGACTCACGAATCGTCGTTGGGGTTTCGTCATGGGCCAAAATCGATTTTGAATAAAAGATCCCTAGTTGTACTGTTTATGTCACAAGATCCGTACACAAGAAAATATGACTTGGATATTTTAAGAGAGCTAAGAGCAGAATCTGGTATTAAAGTGA comes from the Halobacillus shinanisalinarum genome and includes:
- a CDS encoding Gfo/Idh/MocA family protein — translated: MIEAVLIGAGNRGMFAYASYALKHDHEVSFIAVAEPNEERRLRFANDHNIPKENQFASWEELLDQKQLCEALVISTQDKQHYEPTMRALEVGYDILLEKPMSPDPLETLEMAEKAEKLNRSLTVCHVLRYSTFFSELKRLVDEGRIGDIMSVQWNENVGVQHHAHSFVRGNWSNSGTSSPMLLQKSCHDIDLLLWLIDGECTTVSSFGSLTFFNEKHAPEGSTDRCTDGCVVEHECPFSAIKLYHNEKDNWPQNVVTLNPNLDERMKAIKEGPYGKCVYRSDNNVVDHQVVNLEFDNEVTVAFTMSAFTDETSRTFKIMGTKGEIHGSTAANELKVNYFTGRKEIITPERIEGGHGGADNMIMRDFIQQSTYKRKGRKTSGKESAKSHLIAFAAEKSRDTGQTIRLNDFMSSLKKSQLN
- a CDS encoding SIS domain-containing protein; protein product: MFNLTAEELEKNKAVHTAKEIHQQPTVWQELISDLHQQTESFRGFIDSIYRKHDQVRVIFTGAGTSAFAGDTLVPELRKQNQQNVQFEAIASTDIVSNPTEHLFKDIPTIMVSFARSGNSPESVGAVSLGHQFIDHFYQVVITCNKEGQLAQNIRNDDNSITVLTPEKAHDQGFAMTSSFTSMMIAAYSIFTLKNFIGNESKQIIANAERLVDSIVDTIDEILKFDFERIVYLGSGLLGQLSHEAALKMLELSAGKVIATHESSLGFRHGPKSILNKRSLVVLFMSQDPYTRKYDLDILRELRAESGIKVIALTEKKDQEVEGLAHWTIQVNFEKEDLPSDFYLALLYVIFAQTLALKKSLQIGITPDNPSPEGRVNRVVQGVTIYDYRKVR